One part of the Treponema peruense genome encodes these proteins:
- a CDS encoding type I restriction endonuclease subunit R — protein MANFDFLTYDKNYSAFSQLAIDAERQYNKNTVFSVFAARKSLEQAVKWMYSVDGDLRKPYDDSIQVLVHEPTFVNAVPSNILSDMQVVIRIGNKGVHDTVVVEKKFALFSLKALFNFLNWLDYTYGVDYKQRTFDINAIPVNKVVIAKKPNREEIQKYKDEIEQKDSTISDLIKQLAEAKAEIQNRKENPVSKPDLKLEDLSEFQTRKMFIDEDLKLIGWKIDQVQVVEEYPVDDLENIPGKKGYIDYALFGKDGSPLAVIEAKKTTKDPNVGKQQAVLYADCLERKFGRRPFIFYTNGFETFFWDDTQYAPRTVSMIFSMDDLQKLMDRRNLLSPLSSVKINTEISGRPYQMKAIRSICSEIEKKIRKFLLVMATGTGKTRTAISIVDVLSRGHYVSNVLFLADRIQLVEQAYDAFKENSPETTICNLLDSKDKEQNKGARIVFSTYPTILNAIDTEKNKDGNRTFTPAHFDLIIIDEAHRSIFKKYRAIFEYFDAFLVGLTATPRKSVDASTFEFFELQDDVPTDVYEYETAISDEYLVPYHAIEKTSTFLDEGINIDNLSEEDLEKIQEAEENGDEPFEEIPPKAINEYVFNEDTTRKVLEDLMQKGIKINGGDKLGKTIIFAYNKNHAQHIVDVFNKYYPQYKGKMCQRIVCDDSKVKSTIKEFKKSDSQLQIAVSVDMLDTGVDIPEIVNLVFYKKIRSKIKFWQMIGRGTRLAPNLICTDETGSYVGKNYFYIFDYLRNFEFFREQKNGIEGSSAKALSERIFTHKCKVIKHLQDSAWADQKFIDYRNQLVSECLEQIAPLSENLKRGSTSAILARQYIIKYQNEKAFECLEEDDVKELEDHIAPLVFNEELDQYAKGFDNFCYGIMEAHLSEKSISFYRGKIKTVAEILLTKTSIKVVRDNLPRLQHLAVNSYYDGLNVLDYEEIRKEIRELAQFSVDKQSQKNIFVNFDDDIHDVDIPEGAANPTPADNFDEYKRKVNAYLSEHMDDKAITKLRTNQPLTKEDFENLNHIFKEELGNEQMFNELSDGKSLGVFIRRVTKMDKSAINNYFAEFINDTNMNNMQIEFVQRLIDIIVEQGEINMESLMKGRAPFDRPKFFTIFGTEAQNKIFSLVRSINENAKEVA, from the coding sequence TTGGCAAATTTTGATTTTCTTACATACGACAAAAATTATAGTGCTTTTTCGCAGTTAGCCATTGATGCAGAAAGACAGTACAATAAAAATACAGTTTTTTCAGTTTTTGCAGCTCGTAAATCTTTAGAACAAGCTGTTAAATGGATGTACTCAGTTGATGGTGATTTACGAAAACCTTATGACGATTCCATTCAAGTGCTAGTTCACGAACCAACCTTTGTAAATGCAGTTCCATCAAATATTCTAAGTGATATGCAAGTGGTCATAAGAATTGGAAACAAAGGCGTTCACGATACTGTTGTCGTAGAAAAAAAATTTGCTCTTTTTTCTTTAAAAGCATTGTTCAATTTTCTAAATTGGCTGGATTATACCTATGGGGTGGATTATAAACAGCGAACTTTCGATATAAATGCTATTCCAGTAAATAAAGTTGTTATTGCAAAAAAGCCAAATCGTGAAGAAATCCAAAAATACAAAGACGAAATAGAACAAAAAGATAGTACTATTTCAGATTTGATAAAGCAACTTGCAGAAGCTAAAGCAGAAATCCAAAATAGAAAAGAAAATCCTGTTTCAAAACCAGACCTCAAACTAGAAGATTTAAGCGAATTTCAAACTCGAAAGATGTTTATTGATGAAGACCTAAAACTTATAGGTTGGAAAATAGACCAAGTTCAAGTTGTAGAAGAATATCCAGTTGATGATTTAGAAAACATTCCTGGCAAAAAAGGATATATTGATTATGCCCTGTTTGGAAAAGACGGTTCTCCACTTGCAGTTATAGAAGCTAAAAAAACAACAAAAGATCCAAATGTCGGAAAGCAACAAGCAGTTCTTTATGCAGATTGTTTGGAGAGAAAATTTGGTCGCCGTCCTTTTATCTTTTATACAAATGGTTTTGAAACATTCTTCTGGGACGATACCCAATATGCACCAAGAACCGTTAGTATGATATTCAGTATGGACGATTTACAAAAACTTATGGATAGGCGAAATTTGCTTAGTCCACTAAGCTCCGTAAAAATCAATACAGAAATTTCTGGTCGTCCTTATCAGATGAAAGCAATTCGCTCTATTTGTAGCGAAATTGAAAAGAAAATCCGAAAGTTCCTCTTGGTTATGGCAACGGGAACAGGAAAAACACGTACAGCAATTTCTATTGTTGATGTTTTAAGCCGTGGTCATTATGTTTCAAATGTTTTGTTTTTGGCAGACCGTATTCAACTTGTTGAACAAGCCTATGACGCATTTAAAGAAAACTCCCCGGAAACAACAATATGTAATCTTTTAGATTCAAAAGATAAAGAACAAAACAAAGGTGCTCGTATAGTATTTAGTACATATCCAACAATTCTAAATGCAATAGACACAGAAAAAAACAAAGACGGAAACAGAACTTTTACACCGGCACATTTTGATTTAATCATTATTGATGAAGCCCACCGTTCTATTTTCAAAAAATATCGTGCAATTTTTGAATATTTCGATGCTTTCCTTGTTGGACTTACAGCCACGCCTCGTAAAAGTGTTGATGCAAGTACATTTGAATTTTTTGAATTACAAGATGATGTTCCAACTGATGTTTATGAATATGAAACAGCAATTTCTGATGAATATCTTGTTCCGTATCACGCTATAGAAAAAACTTCTACATTCTTAGATGAAGGGATTAATATTGATAATCTTTCGGAAGAAGATTTAGAAAAGATACAAGAAGCCGAAGAAAACGGTGATGAGCCTTTTGAAGAAATTCCGCCAAAAGCAATAAATGAATATGTATTTAACGAAGATACCACAAGAAAAGTTCTTGAAGATTTGATGCAAAAGGGTATTAAAATTAATGGTGGCGACAAACTTGGAAAAACTATAATTTTTGCTTATAACAAAAATCATGCACAACATATTGTAGATGTTTTTAACAAATATTATCCGCAGTACAAAGGCAAAATGTGTCAAAGAATTGTTTGTGATGATTCAAAAGTAAAATCAACAATTAAAGAATTTAAAAAATCAGATTCCCAGCTTCAAATTGCTGTAAGTGTTGATATGCTGGACACTGGCGTTGATATTCCAGAAATTGTAAATCTTGTTTTTTATAAAAAAATTCGAAGCAAAATTAAGTTTTGGCAAATGATTGGTCGTGGAACTCGTCTTGCTCCAAATCTTATTTGTACAGATGAAACAGGAAGTTATGTAGGTAAAAATTATTTTTATATTTTTGATTATCTACGCAATTTTGAATTTTTCAGAGAGCAAAAAAACGGAATAGAAGGATCTAGTGCAAAAGCCTTAAGCGAAAGAATTTTTACACATAAATGCAAAGTTATAAAACATCTTCAAGATTCAGCTTGGGCAGATCAAAAATTTATTGATTATAGAAATCAACTTGTATCAGAATGTTTGGAACAAATTGCTCCTTTAAGTGAAAATTTAAAAAGAGGTTCTACAAGTGCAATTTTAGCTAGACAATATATAATAAAATATCAAAATGAAAAAGCATTTGAATGTCTTGAAGAAGATGATGTTAAAGAACTTGAAGACCACATTGCGCCGCTTGTATTCAATGAAGAATTAGATCAATATGCAAAAGGTTTTGATAATTTTTGCTATGGAATTATGGAAGCACATCTTTCTGAAAAATCCATTTCGTTTTATCGTGGAAAAATTAAAACTGTTGCAGAAATATTGTTAACAAAAACTTCAATTAAAGTTGTAAGAGATAATTTACCACGATTACAACATTTGGCAGTAAACTCTTATTATGATGGGTTGAATGTACTAGATTACGAAGAAATCAGAAAAGAAATTAGAGAACTTGCTCAATTTTCAGTAGATAAACAGTCACAAAAAAACATCTTTGTAAATTTCGATGACGATATACATGATGTTGATATTCCAGAAGGAGCAGCAAATCCTACCCCAGCTGATAATTTTGATGAATATAAAAGGAAAGTAAATGCCTATCTTTCAGAACACATGGATGATAAAGCAATTACAAAACTTAGAACAAACCAGCCATTAACAAAAGAAGATTTCGAAAATCTAAATCATATTTTTAAAGAAGAACTTGGCAACGAACAAATGTTTAATGAATTAAGTGATGGAAAATCTCTCGGTGTATTTATTCGTCGTGTTACAAAAATGGATAAAAGTGCTATAAATAACTATTTTGCAGAATTCATCAATGATACAAATATGAACAATATGCAAATTGAATTTGTGCAACGCTTAATTGACATTATTGTAGAGCAAGGCGAAATCAATATGGAATCATTGATGAAAGGAAGAGCCCCATTTGATAGACCAAAATTCTTTACAATTTTTGGAACAGAAGCTCAAAATAAAATATTTTCACTTGTAAGAAGCATTAATGAAAATGCCAAGGAAGTAGCATAA
- a CDS encoding carbon starvation CstA family protein, whose product MNSLVLLIAGIVIFLVAYICYGGYLAKKWGVTKNDIETPAHRFQDNTDYVPTEAPVLFGHHFSSIAGAGPITGPALAAVFGWVPVYLWIVIGSVFFGGVHDFGALAASLDNDGKSVGEIIKTNVSKRAQTIFNCYAWITLTLVVAAFTDMCAKAFAYNPADAASLVGAQAGTASILFIVLAVLFGFSRRFLHANLTISTILGVILIGASIVIGYYCPVIKMNVVQWRILLIIYIAAASVLPVWLLLQPRDYLCSFLLYAMMAGAILGVFIKHPTVQLTPFAGFNVNGNSLFPFLFVTVACGAVSGFHSLIASGTTSKQLDKRSNAKLVGYGSMLVEGLLAIVTLIVVCYLSKDGATDAVTGAKLGAPSTVFARGISEFMNTFGIPLEGGRVFVILAYSAFALTSLDTATRIGRYLMQELAGELPEGNPVRKVASNMYISTGLTIAVSVIFLVAGYQKIWPIFGSANQLLAALALLAITAWMYKKGTHSFSTIIPMIVMFAVTFTALVLIIIKNFQPNGFIPLAVVGIVLFALAVIQLVEATVIIAKGYKHNAQ is encoded by the coding sequence ATGAACTCCTTAGTTCTCTTAATCGCAGGAATCGTAATTTTCCTGGTTGCTTACATCTGCTACGGCGGATATCTGGCAAAAAAGTGGGGTGTCACAAAAAATGACATCGAAACTCCGGCACACCGTTTTCAGGACAACACGGACTACGTTCCGACAGAAGCTCCTGTCTTATTCGGTCATCACTTCTCTTCAATTGCAGGAGCCGGCCCGATAACAGGACCTGCACTGGCTGCTGTTTTCGGATGGGTTCCCGTTTACCTGTGGATTGTCATCGGTTCCGTATTCTTTGGCGGAGTCCATGACTTTGGTGCACTTGCAGCATCTTTGGATAACGACGGAAAATCTGTCGGTGAAATCATCAAGACAAATGTTTCAAAGCGTGCACAGACAATTTTTAACTGCTACGCATGGATTACACTTACTCTGGTAGTTGCAGCCTTTACAGACATGTGCGCAAAAGCCTTTGCCTATAATCCTGCAGACGCAGCATCTCTTGTAGGAGCACAGGCCGGAACTGCTTCAATTCTTTTCATCGTTCTAGCCGTCCTCTTCGGATTCTCCAGAAGATTTCTTCATGCAAACCTTACAATCAGCACAATTCTGGGTGTAATTCTCATCGGCGCTTCAATTGTAATAGGATACTACTGTCCGGTAATCAAGATGAATGTAGTTCAGTGGCGCATTCTTCTTATTATTTACATTGCCGCAGCATCTGTTCTTCCTGTATGGCTCCTTCTCCAGCCGCGCGACTATCTGTGTTCATTCCTGCTTTACGCAATGATGGCCGGAGCAATCCTTGGTGTTTTCATAAAACATCCTACTGTTCAGCTTACACCCTTTGCAGGATTCAATGTAAACGGCAACTCACTCTTCCCGTTCCTTTTCGTAACTGTAGCCTGCGGTGCCGTTTCAGGATTCCACTCACTCATTGCATCAGGTACAACTTCAAAGCAGCTCGACAAAAGATCAAATGCCAAACTGGTTGGTTACGGTTCAATGCTGGTTGAAGGACTTCTTGCAATTGTTACACTTATTGTAGTCTGCTATCTCTCAAAGGATGGTGCAACAGATGCAGTAACAGGAGCAAAACTTGGAGCTCCTTCTACTGTATTTGCACGCGGAATTTCTGAATTCATGAACACATTCGGAATTCCACTTGAAGGCGGACGCGTATTCGTAATTCTTGCATATTCAGCCTTTGCCCTTACTTCACTTGATACAGCAACAAGAATCGGACGCTATCTTATGCAGGAACTTGCAGGTGAACTTCCTGAAGGAAACCCCGTAAGAAAAGTTGCTTCAAACATGTACATTTCAACAGGTCTTACAATTGCTGTTTCAGTTATCTTTTTGGTTGCCGGTTACCAGAAAATATGGCCGATTTTCGGTTCTGCAAACCAGCTTCTCGCAGCGCTTGCACTTCTTGCAATTACAGCCTGGATGTACAAGAAGGGAACACACTCTTTCAGCACAATTATTCCTATGATTGTAATGTTTGCAGTTACCTTCACAGCCCTTGTTCTTATAATTATCAAGAATTTCCAGCCGAACGGATTTATTCCGCTTGCTGTAGTAGGAATTGTTCTTTTTGCACTTGCAGTTATTCAGCTTGTTGAAGCAACTGTAATTATCGCAAAGGGTTACAAACACAACGCACAGTAA
- a CDS encoding DNA adenine methylase, whose product MSENKSFLTEQLITYIGNKRALLDFIGQGISFVQEDLGRKRLSTFDVFSGSGIVSRFMKRCSTKQYVNDLEDYAGIISSCYLSNAADINLAELDELRAQLNSMCEKELSSHLSKDKTSFKSKPGFISEYYAPQDMNDIHKEERCFYTPYNACFLDCMRQSIDKIVPEQMRKYFIAPLLAEASVHANTGGVFKGFYKNSRTGTGKFGGNGANALSRIQGKIELKLPVLSSYKSAVTIFQSDANLLVKSPDSPAVDVAYIDPPYNQHPYGSNYFMLNLIAGYTKPDAEKMSRISGIPRDWNRSDYNKKRFAAATFLDLVQNIRAKYLLISFNNEGFIPEQEMIALLESAGTVTVLESPYNAYRASRNLSGRNIHVKEYLYVVKKNR is encoded by the coding sequence ATGAGTGAAAACAAATCTTTTCTTACCGAGCAGCTCATAACCTACATAGGCAACAAAAGGGCCCTTCTGGACTTTATAGGACAGGGCATTTCTTTTGTACAGGAAGATCTTGGCAGGAAAAGACTTTCGACCTTTGACGTCTTTAGCGGAAGCGGAATCGTATCGCGTTTCATGAAGCGGTGTTCCACAAAACAATACGTAAATGACCTCGAAGACTACGCAGGAATCATAAGCTCGTGTTACCTTTCAAATGCGGCAGACATAAACCTTGCAGAACTTGACGAACTGCGCGCACAGCTGAACAGCATGTGTGAAAAAGAACTCAGCTCTCATCTTTCAAAAGACAAAACTTCTTTCAAATCAAAGCCGGGATTTATTTCAGAATATTATGCTCCACAGGACATGAACGACATTCATAAAGAAGAAAGATGCTTTTATACACCGTACAACGCGTGTTTTCTTGACTGCATGCGCCAGTCCATAGACAAAATTGTTCCTGAACAGATGCGCAAATATTTTATTGCACCACTTCTGGCAGAAGCTTCTGTTCATGCAAATACCGGCGGCGTATTCAAGGGCTTTTACAAAAACAGCCGCACCGGTACAGGAAAATTCGGCGGTAACGGGGCGAATGCGCTTTCAAGAATTCAGGGCAAAATTGAACTTAAACTGCCGGTATTGAGCAGCTACAAAAGTGCCGTGACAATTTTCCAGAGTGATGCAAACCTTCTTGTAAAAAGCCCTGACAGTCCCGCAGTTGATGTTGCCTACATTGACCCGCCCTACAACCAGCATCCCTACGGTTCAAATTACTTTATGCTCAATCTCATTGCCGGCTACACAAAACCCGACGCAGAAAAGATGAGCCGCATTTCGGGAATTCCGCGCGACTGGAACCGCTCTGACTACAACAAGAAACGCTTTGCGGCGGCAACTTTTCTGGACCTGGTACAGAATATCCGCGCAAAATATCTTCTTATTTCGTTCAACAATGAAGGCTTTATTCCGGAACAGGAAATGATAGCACTTCTGGAATCTGCAGGAACAGTTACCGTGCTTGAGTCACCCTACAATGCTTACCGGGCAAGCCGCAATCTTTCGGGAAGAAACATTCATGTAAAGGAATACCTGTACGTGGTAAAAAAGAACCGCTAG
- a CDS encoding endonuclease/exonuclease/phosphatase family protein, with protein sequence MKYFTKAFIFLTAVLAFFSCSGGNIGGECNRQKTENAASLRIVNWNVQTFFDAQCDGSEYSEFIKSRRWGEEPYKERLRRLCSVIRELDADVFVMEELESASVMHDISNFLAGEWNVKKQYLYGCYAKNEGSAIGCGVLSRIPLENMRVHNLDVRSESEEMPRLRPLIEVSVVCGNSALVLLVNHWKSKSGGAEVTEKWRVREECVLAERICALLEQDACVLALGDFNRDILEFEQGSAAAGVSLRTNSGRVVQIQSPWFDEDGLLLEPGSYFFRDEWSRIDNMFAAGGARIVSFGAECSGPWCEEITFVPKKYTVWNGEGYSDHLPVSCEVEFY encoded by the coding sequence ATGAAATATTTTACAAAAGCATTTATTTTTCTGACCGCAGTCCTTGCGTTTTTTTCCTGTTCCGGCGGGAATATCGGCGGTGAATGTAACCGGCAAAAGACTGAAAATGCTGCTTCACTTAGGATTGTAAACTGGAATGTACAGACATTTTTTGACGCACAGTGTGACGGAAGTGAATATTCTGAATTTATAAAAAGCCGGCGATGGGGTGAAGAGCCGTATAAGGAAAGACTCAGGCGGTTGTGCTCTGTTATACGCGAACTTGATGCAGATGTTTTTGTAATGGAAGAGCTGGAAAGCGCTTCTGTTATGCATGACATAAGCAATTTTCTGGCCGGCGAGTGGAATGTAAAAAAGCAGTATCTTTACGGATGCTATGCAAAGAATGAAGGAAGTGCAATCGGCTGCGGTGTTCTTTCGAGAATTCCGCTTGAAAATATGCGCGTTCACAATCTGGATGTGCGTTCTGAAAGTGAAGAAATGCCCAGGTTAAGGCCACTTATAGAAGTAAGCGTTGTCTGCGGGAACTCTGCTCTTGTTCTTCTTGTGAACCACTGGAAAAGCAAGAGCGGCGGCGCGGAAGTTACAGAAAAATGGCGGGTTAGGGAAGAATGCGTTCTTGCAGAAAGAATCTGCGCGCTTTTGGAACAGGATGCGTGTGTTCTTGCACTCGGGGATTTTAACCGCGATATTCTTGAGTTTGAACAGGGATCCGCCGCCGCGGGTGTCAGTTTAAGAACAAATTCGGGCCGCGTTGTACAAATACAGTCGCCGTGGTTTGATGAAGACGGGCTTCTTTTGGAACCGGGAAGTTATTTCTTCAGGGACGAATGGTCCAGAATTGACAATATGTTTGCGGCCGGCGGTGCACGGATTGTCTCTTTTGGGGCAGAATGCAGCGGCCCGTGGTGTGAAGAGATTACTTTTGTTCCAAAGAAATATACGGTCTGGAACGGTGAAGGTTACAGTGACCACCTGCCCGTGTCCTGCGAAGTGGAATTTTACTAG
- a CDS encoding redox-sensing transcriptional repressor Rex, giving the protein MKEIPRPSKRRLVLLKRLLSEYEEKTITSQKIESLTGWSAAVVRRDISLLNIHCGASNGYKVCELKASLDELMDSDSQEQKCCIVGLGRMGQALLDNTELQSSQFRIVAGFDSNVNRTEVLRSVFPLHPTTILESVIQSEKIEYAILSVEKEEAQPIATRLSSCGIKGIVNYTPCVLTVPHNVEVENVCLLTALETLCAQSSK; this is encoded by the coding sequence ATGAAAGAAATACCAAGACCTTCCAAAAGGCGTCTCGTTTTACTTAAGCGGCTTCTTTCGGAATATGAAGAAAAAACAATAACGTCCCAAAAAATAGAGTCGCTCACAGGCTGGTCTGCGGCTGTTGTCAGAAGGGACATTTCTCTCCTTAACATTCACTGCGGTGCAAGCAACGGATACAAAGTATGCGAACTCAAAGCTTCACTTGACGAACTTATGGACAGCGACAGTCAGGAACAGAAATGTTGCATTGTGGGCCTGGGCAGAATGGGACAGGCTCTTCTTGACAATACCGAACTCCAGTCTTCGCAGTTCAGAATTGTTGCAGGCTTTGACTCAAACGTAAACCGCACCGAAGTTCTGCGTTCTGTTTTTCCGCTTCATCCGACTACAATCCTTGAAAGCGTCATTCAGTCAGAAAAGATAGAATATGCAATTCTTTCCGTAGAAAAAGAAGAAGCCCAGCCGATTGCCACAAGGCTTTCCTCCTGCGGAATAAAAGGAATAGTAAACTACACGCCGTGTGTACTTACGGTTCCGCACAATGTAGAAGTAGAAAACGTCTGCCTGCTTACGGCGCTAGAAACGCTGTGCGCACAGAGTTCAAAATAA
- the serC gene encoding 3-phosphoserine/phosphohydroxythreonine transaminase, with amino-acid sequence MSRVYNFSAGPSCLPEEVLKECAAEMLDYKGTGQSVMEMSHRSKAYKPIIENAEALVRKLMNVPDNYKVLFLQGGGSTQFAMVAQNLGIHTGKAAYIKTGVWAKKAAAEAAHLGIKVDTIASSEDKNFSYIPKVEKISGDYDYAYICFNNTIMGTHYEYIPDTGNIPLVADISSCILSEPLDVSKFGLLFAGAQKNLAPAGVTLVIIREDLITETPREGTPTMMMYKTHADAESMYNTPPCYTIYVMGKVLEWIEKTGGVEAMHKRNLEKANLFYNYLDSSDVYHATAEKGSRSLMNIPFLTKETDADKAKVINDKFVKEAAEAGLVNLAGHRLVGGMRASIYNAMTIDGVKALIAFMDKFAKENF; translated from the coding sequence ATGAGCAGAGTCTACAATTTTTCAGCAGGACCTTCTTGCCTTCCAGAAGAAGTATTAAAGGAATGCGCAGCCGAGATGCTCGACTACAAGGGAACAGGCCAGTCCGTTATGGAAATGAGCCACCGCTCCAAGGCATACAAGCCCATCATTGAAAATGCAGAAGCTCTTGTACGCAAGCTTATGAATGTTCCTGACAACTACAAGGTTCTTTTTCTTCAGGGAGGCGGAAGCACACAGTTTGCAATGGTCGCCCAGAATCTTGGAATACACACAGGAAAAGCCGCTTACATAAAAACCGGTGTCTGGGCAAAAAAAGCTGCCGCAGAAGCTGCCCACCTTGGAATAAAAGTTGACACAATCGCTTCAAGTGAAGACAAAAATTTCTCTTACATTCCCAAAGTAGAAAAAATCAGCGGTGACTACGATTACGCATACATCTGCTTTAACAACACAATTATGGGAACACACTACGAATACATTCCCGACACAGGAAACATTCCGCTTGTTGCAGACATTTCTTCATGCATTCTGTCAGAACCGCTCGATGTAAGCAAGTTCGGACTTCTTTTTGCAGGAGCACAGAAAAACCTTGCACCGGCCGGAGTAACACTTGTTATTATCCGCGAAGACCTCATTACAGAAACACCGCGCGAGGGAACACCTACAATGATGATGTACAAAACCCACGCAGACGCAGAAAGCATGTACAACACTCCGCCATGCTACACAATTTACGTAATGGGAAAAGTTCTTGAGTGGATAGAAAAAACCGGCGGCGTAGAAGCAATGCACAAGCGCAATCTTGAAAAGGCAAATCTTTTCTACAATTACCTTGACTCAAGCGATGTATACCATGCAACTGCAGAAAAGGGAAGCCGTTCTCTCATGAATATTCCTTTCCTTACAAAAGAAACTGACGCAGACAAAGCAAAGGTTATCAACGACAAGTTTGTAAAGGAAGCCGCAGAAGCAGGTCTTGTAAACCTTGCAGGACACCGTCTCGTAGGTGGAATGAGGGCTTCAATTTACAATGCCATGACAATTGACGGCGTTAAAGCACTCATTGCCTTTATGGACAAATTTGCAAAGGAAAATTTCTAA
- a CDS encoding phosphoglycerate dehydrogenase — translation MFKIQTLDRISAKGLDNFPRDDYEIASEIVRPDAILVRSHDMLSMELDPSVKAIARAGAGVNNIPVKDLSQKGIVVFNTPGANSNAVKELVILSLLIASRPVIAANKWVETLAGKGAEIATLAEKGKKNFIGQEVKGKTLGVIGLGAIGAQVANTAIELGMNVIGYDPFLSVDAAWSLNHEVKHAETLDTLFAKSDYITVHVPETPDTKGLINANTIKNMKDGVRIINIARGGLVNNEDVLAAINSGKIAALVTDFAAEELLGNDKVICMPHLGASTPEAEENCAVMAVKELRDFLEAGNIEHSVNFPKCKLDSEIPAGGTRLCICNKNVSGVVSKFTSVLGDAKFNIASMINQNRNDLAYNLIDVDGKIDDETVAKLQKIDGVISVRLIFA, via the coding sequence ATGTTTAAGATTCAGACACTCGACAGAATAAGCGCAAAAGGACTCGACAACTTTCCGCGTGATGACTATGAAATTGCAAGCGAAATCGTAAGACCGGACGCAATTCTTGTACGCTCACACGACATGCTTTCAATGGAACTTGACCCGAGCGTAAAGGCAATAGCAAGAGCCGGTGCAGGAGTAAACAATATTCCGGTAAAAGATCTTTCACAGAAAGGAATTGTTGTATTCAACACACCGGGAGCAAACTCAAACGCTGTAAAGGAACTTGTAATTCTTTCACTTCTTATTGCAAGCCGTCCTGTAATTGCCGCAAACAAATGGGTTGAAACACTCGCAGGCAAGGGAGCCGAAATTGCAACTCTTGCAGAAAAAGGCAAAAAGAATTTTATAGGCCAGGAAGTAAAAGGAAAAACTCTTGGTGTAATAGGACTCGGTGCAATCGGAGCACAGGTAGCAAACACTGCAATTGAACTCGGAATGAACGTAATAGGATACGACCCGTTCCTTTCTGTAGATGCAGCATGGAGCCTTAACCACGAAGTAAAACACGCAGAAACCCTGGACACGCTTTTTGCAAAGTCAGACTACATTACTGTACATGTTCCCGAAACACCTGACACAAAGGGACTCATTAACGCAAACACAATCAAAAACATGAAAGACGGTGTGCGCATTATAAACATTGCACGCGGTGGCCTTGTAAACAACGAAGATGTACTTGCCGCAATCAACAGCGGAAAAATCGCCGCACTGGTAACAGACTTTGCAGCAGAAGAACTTCTTGGAAATGACAAAGTAATCTGTATGCCGCACCTTGGAGCTTCAACTCCAGAAGCAGAAGAGAACTGTGCAGTAATGGCCGTAAAAGAATTGCGTGACTTCCTTGAAGCAGGAAACATTGAACACAGTGTTAACTTCCCAAAGTGCAAGCTGGACTCAGAAATTCCTGCTGGCGGAACACGTCTTTGTATCTGCAACAAGAATGTTTCGGGTGTAGTATCAAAATTCACTTCTGTACTTGGAGACGCAAAATTCAACATTGCATCCATGATTAACCAGAACAGAAATGACCTTGCATACAACCTTATTGATGTAGACGGAAAAATCGATGACGAAACTGTAGCAAAACTCCAGAAGATTGACGGAGTAATTTCGGTTCGCCTCATTTTTGCATAA